In Panacibacter ginsenosidivorans, the following proteins share a genomic window:
- a CDS encoding YceI family protein, with translation MRKFFTLLLPAFFLVSFISADLKPVDADNAVSFAIKNFGINTNGEFKGLKGVIKWDNANPAASVFNVTVDANTINTGIDMRDDHLRDEDYFNVKKYPVISFVSTAVTAGNITGNLTIKGTTKQVSFPFTVTPSNGSYLFEGSFTINRRDFGIGSSSMSLGNNVTVTLKVQAK, from the coding sequence ATGCGTAAATTTTTTACACTACTTCTTCCGGCATTTTTTTTAGTGTCATTTATATCAGCCGATCTTAAACCGGTTGATGCTGATAATGCAGTAAGCTTTGCTATCAAAAATTTTGGTATCAATACCAATGGAGAATTTAAAGGCCTGAAAGGAGTTATTAAGTGGGATAACGCAAATCCTGCTGCCTCTGTATTCAATGTTACAGTTGATGCAAACACAATTAATACGGGTATAGACATGAGGGACGATCACCTGAGAGATGAAGACTATTTTAATGTGAAAAAATATCCTGTTATCAGTTTTGTAAGCACAGCGGTAACCGCCGGGAACATTACGGGCAATCTTACTATAAAAGGTACAACCAAACAAGTAAGTTTTCCATTTACTGTAACCCCATCGAATGGCAGTTATTTATTTGAAGGTTCATTTACTATTAACCGCAGAGACTTTGGTATTGGAAGCAGCAGCATGTCATTAGGAAACAATGTAACGGTAACTTTAAAAGTTCAGGCAAAATAA
- a CDS encoding RNA polymerase sigma factor, protein MSTVEFNQMLVSNAEFLKPFAATLTRDTEAAKDLFQETLYRALANKEKYNVGTNIKAWLYTIMRNIFINNYRRRSKQNVVFDNTPNDFLLNLNQASVTNEAISKINMKEVHEAIFNLPEIFKNPFLLYYDGFKYHEIADMLSEPLGTIKSRIHFARKLLKAHIERF, encoded by the coding sequence ATGTCAACTGTAGAATTTAACCAGATGCTGGTAAGTAATGCCGAATTTTTAAAGCCATTTGCAGCAACGCTTACCCGCGATACGGAGGCGGCAAAAGACCTCTTCCAGGAAACGCTTTACAGGGCATTGGCCAATAAGGAGAAATACAATGTCGGAACTAACATAAAAGCATGGTTATACACGATCATGCGTAATATTTTCATAAATAATTATCGTCGCAGGTCAAAACAGAATGTCGTTTTCGACAATACGCCCAATGATTTTCTGCTTAACCTTAACCAGGCATCCGTAACAAATGAAGCGATCAGTAAGATCAATATGAAAGAAGTGCATGAAGCAATATTTAACTTACCAGAAATATTTAAAAACCCGTTTCTTTTATACTACGATGGTTTCAAATACCATGAAATAGCAGATATGCTTAGTGAACCATTAGGCACCATCAAAAGCCGTATACACTTTGCAAGAAAATTGTTGAAAGCGCATATAGAAAGATTCTAA
- a CDS encoding carotenoid biosynthesis protein: MITGNQRQNIALFLAILFHVCGVIGILFTPYKQWFINNTPLTLLLMAALLIFTQKDKTISFWMFAVLCFATGVIVEIVGVNTGYLFGNYSYGTVLGPKIYAVPWLIGVNWFTTVFCAGNIIHRLNEWLLQKIDVEKRPSATVQTLSFLFDAATLTTVFDWVLEPTAIRLGYWQWQPEGEIPLFNFVCWFAVSAVLLTVFRLLKFDKHNQFALHLFIIQLLFFLVLQTFL, from the coding sequence TTGATCACAGGTAACCAGAGACAAAATATTGCATTATTTCTTGCCATACTTTTTCATGTATGTGGCGTTATTGGCATTTTGTTTACACCGTACAAGCAGTGGTTCATCAACAATACACCGCTTACACTTTTGCTGATGGCAGCCTTACTGATCTTTACACAAAAAGATAAAACAATTTCTTTCTGGATGTTTGCAGTATTATGTTTTGCAACTGGTGTTATTGTGGAAATAGTTGGTGTTAACACTGGTTATCTTTTTGGTAATTATAGTTACGGCACAGTGTTAGGCCCGAAGATATATGCAGTGCCATGGTTGATTGGTGTTAACTGGTTTACTACCGTTTTTTGTGCAGGCAATATTATACACAGGCTGAATGAATGGTTGCTACAAAAGATTGATGTAGAAAAGCGGCCATCTGCTACAGTACAAACGCTTTCCTTTCTGTTCGATGCAGCTACCCTTACCACTGTTTTTGATTGGGTGCTGGAACCTACGGCTATAAGGCTTGGTTACTGGCAGTGGCAGCCCGAAGGGGAAATTCCGCTCTTCAATTTTGTTTGCTGGTTTGCAGTAAGCGCGGTACTCTTAACAGTTTTCCGCCTGCTTAAGTTCGATAAACACAACCAATTCGCTTTACATTTGTTTATCATACAATTGTTATTCTTTCTTGTATTACAAACATTTTTATGA
- a CDS encoding phytoene/squalene synthase family protein: MMNLFHEVSRECSRITTERYSTSFSSAINLLHKTLRPHIHNIYGFVRFADEIVDTFHDHDKAILLNEFKHETYLAIERRISLNPILHSFQETVNYYNIDLKLIDSFFTSMEQDLNKIQYDKTNYEQYIYGSAEVVGLMCLYVFCEGDKVLYDQLKSYAQSLGAAFQKVNFLRDIKNDFEGLDRMYFPSCDFRNFSEANKFAIEQDIQKDFDNAYQGIVRLPVKARFGVYVAYKYYLSLFRKIKKLQPQNILERRIRIPNYGKAMILAKAGLRSQLNLL; encoded by the coding sequence ATGATGAATCTTTTTCATGAAGTAAGCAGGGAGTGCAGCCGTATAACAACAGAACGTTACAGCACTTCTTTTTCATCGGCCATCAATCTGTTGCACAAAACGCTACGGCCGCATATCCACAATATTTATGGCTTTGTGCGTTTCGCAGACGAGATCGTTGATACTTTTCATGATCATGATAAAGCTATATTGCTTAATGAATTCAAACATGAAACCTATTTAGCCATTGAAAGGAGAATAAGTCTTAACCCTATCTTACATAGTTTCCAGGAAACCGTTAACTACTACAATATTGATCTTAAATTAATTGATTCTTTTTTTACAAGCATGGAGCAGGACCTTAATAAAATTCAATATGACAAAACAAACTATGAACAATACATTTATGGTAGTGCAGAAGTAGTTGGATTAATGTGTTTGTATGTTTTTTGTGAAGGCGATAAAGTTTTATACGATCAGTTAAAATCCTACGCACAAAGCCTTGGCGCTGCATTTCAGAAAGTAAATTTTCTGCGCGATATAAAAAATGATTTTGAAGGTCTTGACCGGATGTATTTTCCTTCTTGCGATTTCAGAAATTTTAGTGAAGCAAATAAGTTTGCGATAGAACAGGATATTCAAAAAGATTTTGATAATGCATACCAGGGCATTGTCAGGTTACCTGTAAAAGCAAGATTTGGCGTGTATGTAGCGTATAAATATTATCTCTCCCTGTTCCGTAAAATAAAAAAACTGCAGCCTCAAAATATATTAGAGCGTCGCATCCGTATACCCAATTATGGAAAAGCCATGATACTTGCCAAAGCAGGGCTAAGAAGTCAGTTAAATCTATTATAG
- a CDS encoding lycopene cyclase family protein: MASPVASHACTVYHYATILLIIYSSSLLSTQYDYIITGSGCAGLSLLHRMMQHSFFHDKQILVVDQSSKKTNDRTWCFWETNAGAFEEIIHHRWKQIDFFSDHFSARFDIAPYEYKMIRGIDFYNYVLDKAKQQSNIHFLYGDVQSLSNDAGKGKVTIEGRQYLANYIFNSIIFNTTIKVPPLGGGVSFYYFLQHFKGWLIKTPTNIFDERIATFMDFRISQQRGTSFVYVLPVAPNKALIEYTLFTEKVLEQYQYDDALEDYLKNYLKVFDYIIEEEEFGVIPMTNFPFSKGEGSIVNLGTAGGQTKASSGFTFRFIQKHTDVIIKALIQKKDPHIDTAFIQKRFAVYDNTLLNILHHKKLSGDKIFADLFKKNPPQRVLRFLDNETNLSEELKLMSTVPTAVFLPAAVRELFR; the protein is encoded by the coding sequence ATGGCATCGCCTGTTGCGTCGCACGCTTGTACTGTTTATCATTACGCAACTATTTTACTCATCATTTACTCATCATCACTACTGTCAACTCAATACGATTATATCATCACCGGTTCTGGCTGCGCAGGTCTTTCATTGCTGCACCGCATGATGCAACATTCTTTTTTTCATGACAAGCAAATACTGGTAGTAGATCAATCATCAAAAAAAACAAATGATCGTACCTGGTGTTTTTGGGAAACCAATGCCGGAGCCTTTGAAGAGATCATTCATCATCGCTGGAAACAAATAGATTTTTTTTCAGATCATTTCTCTGCACGTTTTGATATTGCACCTTACGAATACAAGATGATACGTGGAATAGATTTTTACAATTATGTTTTGGATAAAGCAAAACAACAAAGCAATATTCATTTTTTGTATGGCGATGTTCAATCACTTTCCAATGATGCAGGCAAAGGAAAAGTTACCATTGAGGGCAGGCAATATTTGGCAAATTATATTTTCAACAGCATCATTTTTAATACCACCATTAAGGTTCCTCCTTTAGGTGGAGGCGTGAGCTTCTATTATTTTCTGCAACATTTCAAAGGCTGGTTAATAAAAACACCTACCAATATTTTTGATGAACGCATAGCCACCTTCATGGATTTTCGTATAAGCCAGCAGCGCGGTACCAGCTTTGTTTATGTATTGCCTGTTGCACCAAATAAAGCGCTGATAGAATATACTTTGTTCACAGAAAAAGTATTGGAGCAATACCAATATGATGATGCTTTAGAGGACTATCTCAAAAATTATCTTAAGGTCTTTGATTATATAATAGAAGAAGAAGAATTCGGTGTAATCCCCATGACCAATTTTCCTTTTTCAAAAGGTGAAGGAAGTATTGTAAATCTCGGAACTGCCGGCGGGCAAACAAAAGCCAGTAGTGGGTTTACCTTTCGGTTTATTCAAAAACATACAGATGTTATTATTAAGGCTCTCATACAAAAGAAAGACCCGCATATTGATACTGCTTTTATCCAAAAACGTTTTGCTGTTTACGACAATACATTGCTTAATATACTCCATCACAAAAAATTAAGTGGCGATAAAATATTTGCAGATCTTTTTAAAAAGAATCCTCCGCAACGTGTACTTCGTTTCCTCGACAATGAAACAAATCTAAGCGAAGAGTTAAAACTTATGAGCACTGTACCAACTGCTGTATTTTTGCCTGCAGCGGTACGGGAATTGTTTCGTTAA
- the idi gene encoding isopentenyl-diphosphate Delta-isomerase, translating to MENVILVNEHDEEIGIMEKMQAHEKGLLHRAFSIFIFNAEGQMLLQQRAKKKYHSPNLWTNACCSHPRPGETTLQAAKRRLQEELGFETELQEVFEFTYNAPFDNGLTEHEFDHVYTGTYDGVIKPNINEVLDYCYKSMEDIQQSLDSHPHKYTIWFAIAFPRILDWWKLKYAA from the coding sequence ATGGAAAATGTAATACTGGTAAATGAGCATGATGAAGAGATTGGTATAATGGAAAAAATGCAGGCGCATGAAAAGGGGTTGTTGCACCGTGCATTCAGTATATTTATTTTTAATGCAGAAGGCCAGATGTTATTGCAGCAAAGAGCTAAAAAGAAATACCATAGCCCTAATTTATGGACCAACGCATGTTGCAGTCATCCCCGTCCGGGAGAAACAACCTTACAGGCTGCAAAAAGAAGGTTGCAGGAAGAATTGGGCTTTGAGACAGAATTGCAGGAAGTGTTTGAATTTACTTACAATGCACCTTTCGATAATGGTCTTACAGAACATGAATTTGATCATGTATATACAGGCACATACGATGGTGTAATAAAACCTAACATTAATGAAGTGCTGGATTATTGCTACAAATCAATGGAAGATATTCAGCAGTCTCTGGATTCACATCCACATAAATATACAATTTGGTTTGCCATAGCATTTCCCCGCATTTTAGATTGGTGGAAATTAAAGTATGCTGCATAA
- a CDS encoding MerR family transcriptional regulator translates to MNAFTIKDLENLSGIKAHTIRIWEQRYSFLKPQRTDTNIRYYSSHELKTVLNISLLNKYGYKISHIDRMSEAEMKEKILSLSQAQAQQERIINELIQHMVDLDLDAFEMLLDNFILARGIEKTITFIIFPFLERIGILWVTNHINPAQEHLVTNIIRQKLITGIESASTHLSVNKSVLLFLPEGEHHELGLLFMHYMLKSRGVKVLYVGANVPLNDIEFVAKLKKPDFLYSHLTSVALNFNFEKYLSKISTRLPDQPIIISGQLAQHYKKKVPPKISLKKSLHEVMEYVAALA, encoded by the coding sequence ATGAACGCGTTTACCATAAAAGATCTTGAAAACCTCTCCGGCATTAAAGCTCATACCATCAGGATTTGGGAGCAGCGTTATTCTTTTTTAAAGCCGCAACGCACTGATACAAATATCAGGTATTACAGTTCTCATGAGTTGAAAACTGTACTTAATATTTCACTGCTTAACAAATATGGCTACAAGATTTCGCATATTGACAGGATGAGCGAAGCGGAGATGAAAGAGAAAATTCTTTCATTGTCGCAGGCGCAGGCACAGCAGGAAAGGATAATTAATGAGCTGATACAACATATGGTTGATCTTGATCTTGATGCATTCGAAATGTTACTCGATAATTTTATTCTTGCACGTGGGATTGAGAAGACTATCACATTTATTATTTTCCCTTTTCTTGAGCGCATTGGTATTTTATGGGTTACTAATCACATCAATCCCGCACAGGAGCATTTGGTAACAAATATCATAAGGCAGAAGTTGATTACCGGTATTGAAAGTGCCAGTACACATCTTAGTGTAAACAAATCTGTGCTGCTTTTTTTACCTGAGGGAGAGCATCATGAGCTTGGTCTTTTATTTATGCATTACATGCTCAAAAGCCGCGGTGTTAAAGTTCTGTACGTGGGTGCCAATGTCCCTTTAAATGATATTGAATTTGTTGCAAAACTTAAGAAGCCCGATTTTTTATATTCACATCTTACTTCTGTAGCGCTGAATTTTAATTTTGAAAAATACCTTTCAAAGATATCAACGCGATTGCCGGATCAGCCTATTATTATATCAGGCCAACTGGCACAGCACTATAAGAAAAAAGTTCCGCCAAAAATTTCATTAAAAAAATCTCTGCACGAAGTAATGGAGTATGTGGCTGCTCTTGCCTGA
- the crtD gene encoding 1-hydroxycarotenoid 3,4-desaturase CrtD, protein MSHSLRAIVIGSGVAGLASAVRLVLQGIEVTVFEKNNYPGGKLSHFEMNGYHFDSGPSLFTQPENIEELFESAGENIYDYFEYAAVDVACKYFYEDGTKLTAYTNKEKFAKELAEKINEQPQNIQQYLQQSANLYNNIGTVFLNHSLHKKSSLFKAPLGKAVTTVRWNYLFGTLNSVNKASFTDERTVQLFNRYATYNGSNPYKAPGMLSLIPHLEYNQGTYYPKGGMISITNSLYQLALKKGIKFEFNRPVQRIINSEGKVKGVVVNNKNIPADIVVSNMDVYGTYKYLLNDNSKANQLLNQERSSSAFVFYWGINKTFDELGLHNIFFSKDYKAEFESLFAYKKFYNDPTVYINITAKCEPGIQAPTGKENWFVMVNAPANVGQDWKAYQQQYRATIIAKLNRLLQTDIEPLIESEQILDPVLIEERTASYMGSLYGTSSNSRIAAFLRHPNFTNKIKGLYFAGGSVHPGGGIPLCLKSAKIMSELVKEDIKKWRH, encoded by the coding sequence GTGTCTCATTCCCTTCGTGCAATAGTTATAGGCAGTGGTGTTGCAGGCTTGGCAAGCGCTGTAAGACTTGTGCTGCAGGGAATAGAAGTAACGGTGTTTGAAAAAAATAATTACCCCGGCGGCAAGCTCAGCCATTTTGAAATGAATGGTTATCATTTTGATTCAGGCCCCAGTTTATTTACACAACCTGAAAATATTGAAGAACTATTTGAGTCGGCCGGTGAAAACATCTACGACTATTTTGAATATGCCGCAGTAGATGTTGCCTGCAAATATTTTTATGAGGACGGCACAAAACTTACTGCTTACACAAACAAAGAAAAATTTGCCAAAGAGCTTGCAGAAAAAATTAATGAGCAACCGCAAAACATTCAGCAATACTTGCAGCAATCAGCAAATTTGTATAATAATATAGGCACTGTTTTTCTCAATCATTCGTTACATAAAAAAAGTTCGTTGTTCAAAGCGCCGCTTGGCAAAGCAGTAACTACCGTTAGATGGAATTATTTGTTTGGGACATTAAATAGTGTAAACAAGGCTTCATTCACAGATGAACGTACCGTGCAACTTTTTAATCGTTACGCAACATACAATGGCAGTAACCCTTATAAAGCACCTGGCATGCTTTCGCTAATACCGCATCTTGAATATAACCAGGGAACATATTATCCAAAAGGCGGTATGATTAGTATTACAAATTCGTTATATCAGCTTGCATTAAAAAAAGGCATCAAATTTGAATTTAACCGCCCTGTTCAACGTATCATTAACAGTGAGGGAAAAGTAAAAGGCGTAGTGGTAAATAATAAAAATATCCCTGCAGATATTGTTGTAAGTAATATGGATGTTTATGGAACATACAAGTATCTGTTAAACGATAATTCAAAAGCTAACCAGTTATTAAACCAGGAGCGCAGCAGCAGTGCATTTGTTTTTTATTGGGGCATCAATAAAACATTTGATGAGCTTGGCCTGCACAATATTTTCTTTAGTAAAGATTACAAAGCAGAATTTGAGTCTTTGTTTGCATATAAAAAATTCTACAACGATCCTACCGTTTATATTAATATCACGGCTAAATGTGAACCGGGGATACAGGCACCAACAGGTAAAGAAAATTGGTTCGTAATGGTAAATGCACCTGCAAATGTTGGACAGGACTGGAAAGCATACCAGCAACAATACAGGGCAACTATTATTGCAAAACTGAATCGGTTATTGCAAACAGATATTGAGCCATTAATAGAATCAGAACAAATACTGGATCCTGTTTTAATAGAAGAGAGAACTGCCTCATATATGGGTTCGTTATATGGCACAAGTTCCAACAGTCGCATAGCTGCTTTTCTGCGGCATCCCAACTTTACCAATAAAATAAAAGGATTGTATTTTGCAGGAGGCAGTGTGCATCCGGGCGGTGGCATTCCTTTATGTTTAAAGAGCGCAAAGATCATGAGTGAACTGGTAAAGGAGGATATAAAAAAATGGAGGCATTAA
- a CDS encoding flavin reductase family protein — protein MSLRKKPWNRVNLPVYSVSSTDGKGFHNMHIITYASQVSMQPKQFICGIYYGTKTLELVQTHKRFVLQLLSKEQYKLVNILGRKSGNDYNKIIYLEKKNLLQPWNGFYILKHALAVIELQAHDLLLPDTTMPDHHLFLCSVIAYKNLNDGQPLTLDELRKHKIIRI, from the coding sequence ATGAGCCTTCGCAAAAAACCATGGAATCGTGTAAATCTGCCTGTATATTCCGTTAGCAGCACAGATGGAAAAGGCTTTCATAACATGCACATCATTACATATGCATCGCAGGTAAGTATGCAGCCAAAGCAATTTATATGTGGCATTTATTATGGCACTAAAACATTAGAGCTTGTACAAACGCATAAAAGATTTGTGTTGCAGTTACTTTCCAAAGAGCAATACAAACTGGTGAATATATTAGGCAGGAAATCCGGCAATGATTATAACAAAATAATCTACCTGGAAAAGAAAAATCTGCTGCAACCATGGAATGGGTTTTATATACTTAAGCATGCACTGGCAGTTATAGAATTGCAAGCCCATGATCTTTTGCTGCCGGATACTACTATGCCGGATCATCATTTATTTCTCTGTAGTGTGATTGCTTATAAGAATTTAAATGATGGCCAGCCACTAACACTGGATGAATTGCGAAAACATAAGATAATACGCATATAA
- a CDS encoding SDR family oxidoreductase has product MESIKGKNILIAGATGSIGAALVKLLMDSGANVFITGRNEKKIRQVAISNKISGEKIFAADLSNEEQVKQLKERYFMAMPGIDVLINASGIGIIKPVEQLTEDDFMQTINTNLYASFLLVKTFLPPMKEMKKGLIINIPGVLGKVPMAGAAAYSASKYGLVGMMQSIREELKRTEIRITNLFLGGVDSAFWDTIDLRVQRDKMIIAEEAAKAIWFLCQQPASGVVSEMVLQPFNHQAI; this is encoded by the coding sequence ATGGAAAGTATTAAAGGGAAGAATATATTAATAGCAGGCGCAACAGGGAGTATTGGTGCAGCACTTGTAAAACTATTAATGGATAGCGGTGCCAATGTATTTATTACCGGGAGGAATGAAAAAAAAATTCGGCAGGTTGCTATAAGTAATAAAATTTCCGGGGAGAAAATCTTTGCAGCAGATCTTTCAAATGAAGAGCAGGTAAAGCAGTTGAAGGAAAGATATTTTATGGCAATGCCTGGTATAGATGTTTTAATTAATGCATCGGGAATAGGAATTATAAAGCCAGTAGAACAATTAACAGAAGACGATTTTATGCAAACGATTAACACAAATCTTTATGCGAGTTTTCTTTTGGTAAAAACTTTTTTGCCCCCCATGAAAGAAATGAAGAAGGGGCTGATCATTAATATTCCGGGTGTGTTGGGTAAAGTGCCGATGGCAGGTGCTGCAGCATATAGTGCTTCTAAATATGGATTGGTGGGTATGATGCAAAGCATCCGTGAGGAATTAAAACGTACAGAAATACGCATCACAAATTTATTTCTCGGCGGTGTTGATTCTGCTTTCTGGGACACTATTGATCTGCGCGTGCAAAGAGATAAGATGATCATAGCCGAAGAAGCTGCTAAAGCTATCTGGTTCCTTTGTCAACAACCTGCAAGCGGGGTTGTTAGCGAGATGGTATTACAACCATTTAATCATCAGGCAATATAG
- a CDS encoding sterol desaturase family protein → MSWIICPIIALLTFLLMEGITWCTHRYVMHGFLWYLHEDHHNPNQHHVFEKNDAFFLIFAIPAWLCIMLGWMQEAWWVVSIGSGITMYGVAYFMVHDVIIHQRFKWFTRSNNRYVKTIRWAHKMHHKHTGKEEGESFGLLYVAKKYWEKVKRDEAIRKKKIMNPAA, encoded by the coding sequence ATGAGCTGGATCATTTGCCCAATAATTGCCTTGTTAACTTTCCTGCTTATGGAAGGTATTACATGGTGCACACACAGGTATGTGATGCATGGATTTTTGTGGTACCTGCACGAAGATCATCATAATCCCAACCAGCATCATGTATTCGAAAAGAATGATGCATTCTTTCTAATATTTGCAATACCGGCTTGGCTTTGCATCATGCTTGGCTGGATGCAGGAAGCATGGTGGGTGGTAAGTATTGGTTCAGGCATAACCATGTATGGCGTTGCATATTTTATGGTGCATGATGTAATTATTCATCAGCGTTTCAAATGGTTTACACGCAGTAATAACCGTTATGTAAAAACCATACGCTGGGCACATAAGATGCATCATAAACATACAGGCAAAGAAGAAGGCGAAAGTTTTGGTTTATTATATGTTGCGAAAAAATACTGGGAAAAAGTAAAGCGTGATGAAGCAATAAGAAAGAAGAAGATAATGAACCCGGCAGCATAA
- a CDS encoding phytoene desaturase family protein, producing the protein MKKKVLIIGSGFAGLSAACFMAKAGCEVIVLEKHATPGGRARQLKADGFTFDMGPSWYWMPDVFEHFFNAFGKKVADYYTLHRLDPSYRVYEKNNIMDIPAGYEALKDLFEKMESGSGKQLDKFLNEASYKYKIGINKLVHKPGQSLSEFLDWDLLTGIFKLDVFNSIKAHVGKYFKHPSIQQLMEFPVLFLGALPEKTPALYSLMNHADIKGGTWYPGGGMYSIVKAMHELALELGVKFYFEHDVSTISIEKNAVKKVITSFKGEVVSFEADAVIGGADYHHIETALLPAEYRSYTETYWNKRIMAPGCLIYYIGLNKKLNDLKHHTLFFDTSFEQHGKEIYETKQWPADPLFYVSATSVTDKTVAPEGCENLFFLIPVATGLDNDTEELREYYFDKIITRMEQKTGQSIKPYIVYKKTFAHSDFVHEYNSFKGNAYGLANTLMQTAILKPACRSKKVKNLFYTGQLTVPGPGVPPSLISGEVVAKEVLKSFKS; encoded by the coding sequence GTGAAAAAAAAAGTACTTATTATCGGCAGTGGTTTTGCCGGCTTATCGGCTGCATGCTTTATGGCCAAAGCCGGTTGTGAAGTTATTGTGCTGGAAAAACATGCAACACCAGGTGGCCGGGCAAGACAGTTAAAAGCTGATGGGTTTACTTTCGATATGGGTCCAAGCTGGTATTGGATGCCTGATGTGTTTGAACACTTCTTTAATGCTTTTGGAAAAAAAGTTGCTGATTATTATACACTGCACCGTCTTGACCCTTCCTATCGTGTTTATGAAAAGAATAACATAATGGATATTCCGGCAGGTTATGAAGCGCTTAAAGACCTCTTTGAAAAAATGGAATCAGGCAGTGGAAAACAATTAGATAAATTTCTTAACGAAGCTTCATACAAATACAAAATTGGCATTAATAAACTGGTGCATAAGCCAGGTCAGTCACTCAGTGAATTTTTAGATTGGGATTTGCTCACAGGTATATTTAAGCTGGATGTTTTTAATTCTATAAAAGCCCACGTGGGTAAGTATTTCAAACATCCTTCAATTCAGCAATTGATGGAATTTCCTGTATTGTTCCTGGGTGCACTGCCAGAAAAAACACCTGCATTGTACAGCCTCATGAATCATGCTGATATAAAAGGCGGCACATGGTATCCCGGTGGGGGCATGTATAGTATTGTAAAAGCCATGCATGAACTTGCTTTGGAGCTTGGTGTAAAGTTTTATTTTGAACACGATGTATCAACGATTAGTATAGAAAAAAATGCAGTAAAAAAAGTGATCACTTCCTTTAAAGGAGAAGTCGTTTCTTTTGAAGCTGACGCAGTAATTGGTGGCGCAGATTACCATCATATAGAAACTGCCTTATTGCCCGCTGAATATAGATCCTATACGGAAACTTACTGGAATAAGAGAATTATGGCTCCGGGTTGTCTTATTTATTATATTGGCCTAAACAAAAAACTCAATGATCTAAAACATCATACATTATTTTTTGACACATCTTTTGAGCAACACGGAAAAGAAATATACGAGACAAAACAATGGCCAGCAGATCCGCTATTTTATGTAAGTGCTACTTCTGTTACAGATAAAACCGTAGCGCCGGAAGGTTGTGAAAATCTTTTTTTTCTTATACCCGTAGCCACAGGATTGGATAATGATACAGAAGAATTGCGTGAATATTATTTTGACAAGATCATTACACGAATGGAGCAAAAGACCGGCCAGTCAATTAAACCGTATATCGTTTACAAAAAGACTTTTGCGCACAGCGATTTTGTTCATGAATACAATTCCTTCAAAGGAAATGCTTATGGCCTTGCCAATACCTTAATGCAGACAGCTATTTTAAAACCGGCATGTCGGAGTAAGAAAGTGAAAAACCTGTTTTATACCGGCCAGTTAACAGTGCCCGGCCCCGGTGTACCGCCCAGTTTGATCAGCGGGGAAGTTGTTGCAAAAGAAGTGTTGAAGAGTTTTAAAAGCTAA